The following proteins are encoded in a genomic region of Rhodoferax aquaticus:
- a CDS encoding nitronate monooxygenase translates to MSRFILMLTHSDRTVADAHAVYQGLRGCRLDCVGFKDIGLPMEDLATLTQAIHDDGRTVMLEVVSSTRETELASIQAAVELGVDYVLGGRHAAEAAALLRGTGIRYFPFAGHTVGHPTRLVGSIDEIVADAQALAAIEGVHGLDLLAYRFDGNVPELTRRVVQAVNIPVIAAGSIDRLERIEAMQAAGAWGFTVGSALFDATFAVDPIAAQVNWILAQEGVEV, encoded by the coding sequence ATGAGCCGCTTCATCCTCATGCTCACCCATAGCGACCGCACTGTGGCAGACGCCCACGCCGTGTACCAAGGCCTGCGCGGCTGCCGCTTGGACTGTGTGGGTTTCAAAGACATTGGCCTGCCGATGGAAGACTTGGCCACGCTCACCCAGGCCATCCACGACGACGGCCGCACCGTCATGCTGGAGGTGGTGAGCAGCACGCGCGAAACAGAGCTGGCGTCCATCCAAGCGGCGGTGGAATTGGGGGTGGACTATGTGCTGGGCGGGCGCCATGCCGCCGAGGCCGCAGCGCTGCTGCGCGGCACGGGCATTCGCTACTTTCCGTTTGCGGGCCACACCGTGGGCCACCCCACGCGCTTGGTAGGCAGCATTGACGAGATCGTGGCCGACGCCCAAGCCCTAGCCGCTATCGAAGGTGTGCACGGCCTGGACTTGCTGGCCTACCGCTTCGACGGCAACGTGCCCGAACTCACCCGCCGCGTGGTGCAGGCCGTCAACATTCCCGTCATTGCCGCAGGCAGCATAGACCGGCTAGAGCGCATTGAAGCCATGCAAGCTGCAGGCGCTTGGGGCTTCACGGTAGGCAGCGCCCTGTTTGACGCCACCTTCGCCGTAGACCCCATCGCCGCCCAGGTGAACTGGATCTTGGCGCAAGAGGGAGTTGAGGTCTAA
- a CDS encoding alpha/beta fold hydrolase, with protein MTVLRRNNVHVLEGSGPTLVYGHGFGCSQNMWDRITPAFVGETQQVLFDYVGSGQSDIGAFDPQRYASLQGYAQDLIEVCDALSLKGDVIYIGHSVSCSIGVLAAIARPELFRKLVLLGPNPCFVNDAEGYVGGFERADLEGLLALMDQNYIGWANYLAPVIASQDESGAVTRELSNSFCSTDPVAARVFAQTTFFSDNRADLAKVGQDCLVIQHRHDTLAPLAVGEFVHAHLRNSTLKVLDVSGHCAHMSHPQAVIELIRAFI; from the coding sequence ATGACAGTTCTGCGACGCAACAATGTGCATGTCTTAGAGGGCTCTGGCCCGACCTTGGTCTACGGGCATGGGTTTGGCTGCAGCCAGAACATGTGGGACCGCATTACCCCCGCCTTTGTGGGTGAAACCCAGCAGGTGTTGTTTGACTATGTGGGCAGTGGCCAGTCTGACATAGGCGCTTTTGACCCCCAACGCTACGCATCGCTGCAGGGCTACGCCCAAGATCTGATCGAGGTGTGTGACGCCCTGAGCCTGAAGGGCGATGTGATCTACATCGGCCACTCTGTCAGTTGCAGCATTGGCGTGTTGGCCGCCATTGCCAGGCCCGAGCTGTTCCGTAAGTTGGTGCTCTTGGGCCCCAATCCGTGCTTTGTGAATGATGCAGAAGGCTATGTCGGTGGATTTGAGCGCGCGGACCTAGAGGGCTTGCTGGCGTTGATGGATCAAAACTACATCGGTTGGGCCAACTACCTGGCGCCCGTCATCGCGTCACAAGACGAGTCGGGCGCAGTGACACGGGAACTCTCCAACAGCTTTTGCTCTACCGACCCGGTGGCTGCACGGGTGTTTGCACAGACCACGTTCTTTTCCGATAACCGGGCCGACTTGGCCAAAGTGGGCCAAGACTGCCTGGTCATTCAGCACCGACACGACACGCTCGCGCCCTTGGCCGTAGGCGAATTTGTGCATGCCCATTTGCGCAACAGCACCTTGAAGGTGTTGGACGTGTCGGGCCATTGCGCCCACATGAGCCACCCGCAAGCGGTGATCGAGTTGATTCGTGCATTCATTTAG
- the pdxA gene encoding 4-hydroxythreonine-4-phosphate dehydrogenase PdxA, with protein sequence MTTVAVTLGDAAGIGPEIVVKAFADPAINPVCSAFVVGHAATLERAAQRFAPGLQVRRITHAAQHRTAAGVVDVLDVGELPDDLPMGQVSALAGQAAFEAIDCAIGMALRGEVAAICTAPIHKEALAAAGVPYPGHTEMLAERTGSTDTAMMLVNPQLRTILVTVHCAMRQALELLTVERELRIILLAHRSLQAMGMAQPRIAVAGLNPHAGEGGLFGSEDLQIIAPAIAQARAMGVDASGPHPGDTVFMQARRGRYDIVVAQYHDQGLIPIKLLGVEDGVNVTAGLPFVRTSPDHGTAFDIAGQGIADASSLKTALRAAVQLSQGAAAR encoded by the coding sequence ATGACAACCGTCGCAGTGACCTTGGGCGATGCCGCTGGCATTGGCCCCGAAATTGTGGTTAAGGCTTTTGCCGACCCCGCGATCAACCCGGTCTGCTCCGCCTTTGTGGTGGGGCACGCAGCTACGCTGGAGCGCGCAGCACAGCGTTTCGCGCCTGGCTTGCAAGTGCGCCGCATCACCCACGCTGCGCAGCACCGCACCGCTGCGGGCGTGGTGGACGTGCTGGATGTGGGCGAGCTGCCGGATGACCTCCCCATGGGGCAGGTGAGCGCGCTGGCGGGCCAAGCGGCTTTTGAGGCCATTGACTGCGCCATTGGCATGGCGCTGCGGGGCGAGGTGGCGGCCATCTGCACCGCGCCCATCCACAAAGAGGCGCTGGCCGCTGCAGGGGTGCCTTACCCGGGCCACACCGAAATGCTGGCCGAGCGCACCGGCAGCACCGACACCGCCATGATGCTGGTCAACCCCCAGCTGCGCACCATACTGGTCACGGTGCACTGCGCCATGCGCCAAGCCCTAGAGCTGCTCACGGTGGAGCGCGAGTTGCGCATCATCTTGCTGGCCCACCGCAGCCTGCAAGCCATGGGCATGGCCCAACCGCGCATCGCGGTGGCAGGGCTCAACCCCCATGCAGGCGAAGGCGGCCTGTTTGGCAGCGAAGATTTGCAGATCATTGCGCCCGCCATTGCCCAGGCCCGAGCCATGGGCGTAGACGCCAGCGGCCCCCACCCGGGTGACACCGTGTTCATGCAAGCCCGCCGGGGGCGCTACGACATCGTGGTGGCCCAGTACCACGACCAAGGGCTGATTCCCATCAAGCTCTTGGGCGTGGAAGACGGCGTCAACGTCACCGCAGGCCTGCCCTTTGTGCGCACCAGCCCAGACCACGGCACCGCGTTTGACATTGCGGGCCAGGGCATTGCCGATGCCAGCAGCCTTAAGACCGCCCTGCGCGCTGCCGTGCAGCTCAGCCAAGGCGCGGCAGCGCGGTAA
- a CDS encoding ATP-binding protein translates to MWSEISSPEAFAQACGLLQAVLAILMWQHRAMRRGWGLGWLSLSMATGALLNLAAPWLITPLLVPDALRQSSRWLLAVAMLAGFGSLAAMVAGLRAFCERPGWKPSTVFLLVWLTLPVMVILAGMLRISGVADWATLVLFAYGALLCMDAAKDERGVGHPLLAAVLVLHPVILIAMGFASMDVASARYFSSAPYTIIGVVLFSVALNRMRLERERAQQELHALNGALEQRVIQRTQEIAQRNEELAFSLEQLERAREELASSEQRLQHVMTASGEGIWDWNVRDGTMYNSPRLSEMMGFPLEEQHRNISVFDTLTPPEERAAIQAAIGHCLEGHGPYRLEHRMRRKDGGMLWVDDRGDVVERDANGAALRMVGSVADITPRKEAEQALRAAQERLVHAEKLAALGGLVAGVAHELNTPLGNALTTVSALHDGLRNLSNAQTSGTLRRSQLEAFLDEGLAAGELVMRNVDRAARLVESFKQVAVDQSNLRRRTFDFGLVVQDTIAMCRPSFKTKPVTIEVDIPAGMTMDSHPGPLEQVLTNLIQNAVVHGLGDLPALHLRITVQALAHDGQQGVEMVFADDGQGMTSEVVKQAFDPYFTTRFGQGGSGLGLYIVYNLVQSALGGTIALKSTPGHGVKFTLWLPTVAPQSVPSAIDDMP, encoded by the coding sequence ATGTGGTCTGAAATCAGTTCACCCGAGGCATTCGCGCAGGCTTGCGGCCTGTTGCAGGCCGTGCTTGCCATCTTGATGTGGCAGCACCGCGCCATGCGACGCGGTTGGGGTTTGGGCTGGTTAAGCCTGTCCATGGCCACCGGTGCATTGCTGAATCTGGCGGCTCCTTGGTTGATTACGCCACTGCTAGTGCCCGATGCGCTGCGCCAGTCCTCACGGTGGTTGTTGGCCGTCGCCATGCTAGCGGGCTTTGGCAGTTTGGCGGCCATGGTGGCTGGCTTGCGCGCCTTCTGTGAGCGCCCGGGCTGGAAGCCAAGCACGGTTTTCCTTCTGGTATGGCTTACTTTGCCAGTGATGGTCATTCTGGCAGGCATGCTCAGAATTTCAGGCGTTGCAGATTGGGCGACCTTGGTGCTCTTTGCCTATGGTGCCCTGCTCTGTATGGACGCGGCTAAAGATGAGCGGGGTGTCGGGCATCCGTTGCTGGCGGCTGTGCTGGTGCTCCACCCCGTGATACTGATTGCCATGGGGTTTGCCTCCATGGATGTGGCTAGCGCGCGGTATTTCTCCTCTGCACCGTACACCATCATTGGCGTCGTGCTGTTCTCCGTTGCGCTGAACCGTATGCGCTTAGAGCGCGAACGCGCGCAGCAAGAGTTGCATGCGCTCAATGGCGCGTTGGAACAGCGTGTTATCCAACGTACGCAGGAAATTGCGCAACGCAATGAAGAGCTGGCATTCAGTCTGGAGCAACTGGAGCGGGCCCGTGAAGAACTTGCCAGCAGCGAGCAGCGCTTGCAGCATGTGATGACCGCCAGCGGTGAAGGCATCTGGGACTGGAACGTCCGAGACGGAACGATGTACAACAGCCCGCGCTTAAGTGAAATGATGGGCTTTCCGCTCGAAGAGCAGCACCGCAACATCTCTGTGTTTGACACGCTGACGCCCCCAGAGGAGCGCGCTGCCATTCAGGCGGCTATCGGCCATTGCCTGGAGGGGCACGGGCCCTATCGGTTGGAGCACCGCATGCGGCGAAAGGACGGTGGCATGTTGTGGGTCGATGACCGGGGTGATGTCGTGGAACGCGACGCCAATGGCGCGGCTTTGCGGATGGTGGGTAGCGTTGCGGATATCACGCCGCGCAAAGAGGCTGAGCAGGCGTTGCGAGCGGCCCAGGAGCGACTGGTCCACGCTGAAAAATTGGCTGCGCTGGGTGGGCTTGTGGCCGGTGTTGCCCACGAGCTCAACACTCCCTTGGGCAACGCCTTAACGACGGTCAGTGCATTGCACGATGGCCTACGGAACCTCTCCAATGCGCAGACCAGTGGCACCTTGCGCCGTTCCCAGCTAGAGGCATTTCTGGATGAAGGGCTGGCTGCAGGGGAGTTGGTCATGCGCAATGTGGACCGTGCGGCCCGGCTGGTTGAAAGCTTCAAGCAGGTCGCAGTGGATCAATCGAACCTGCGTCGGCGGACCTTCGATTTTGGCCTTGTCGTGCAAGACACGATCGCCATGTGCAGGCCCTCCTTTAAGACGAAACCGGTGACGATTGAGGTAGATATTCCAGCCGGTATGACGATGGACAGCCATCCGGGGCCGCTGGAGCAGGTGTTGACTAACCTCATTCAAAACGCCGTGGTCCATGGCTTAGGCGACTTGCCTGCGCTGCATCTGCGCATCACCGTTCAAGCTTTAGCACACGACGGGCAGCAGGGCGTGGAAATGGTCTTTGCAGATGACGGACAAGGCATGACCAGCGAAGTGGTCAAGCAGGCCTTTGACCCCTACTTCACGACGCGCTTTGGCCAGGGCGGCTCGGGGCTGGGGCTCTACATTGTGTACAACCTGGTGCAAAGCGCTTTGGGTGGGACCATTGCGCTGAAAAGCACCCCAGGTCACGGCGTAAAGTTCACCCTGTGGTTGCCCACCGTGGCACCCCAGTCTGTGCCAAGCGCGATCGATGACATGCCGTGA
- a CDS encoding hybrid sensor histidine kinase/response regulator: protein MQSFDTLPCPVLVTDRYGRIATVNASLLDLVGGDSQRWCGQSMEGMLPVPSRIFLQTHLLPMVLHDGHLQEIKLEVLDRQGARTPVLANCKRWLDGDMEFYHWVLFVSRERSRFEAELLEARNRAEASARALAERERALTALSSELLAAQEKVRLATESSGIGVWDLNLVTGELIWDAQSYRLHGLEPCTEARDYGFWAAHVHPDDIGAADAAFQRTLLTGADFFSEFRVVWPDGTVRHMRGFGRLGRDAHGQAVSVVGTNIDVTEAVHHAQSLKEARDQAEAASQSKGQFLANMSHEIRTPMNAILGMLALLQHTDLTSRQRDYASKTEGAAKSLLGLLNDILDFSKVDAGKMTLEREPLRPDALLRQLAVVLSANVGAKNIEVLFDVDPALPEVVLGDAMRLQQVLINLCGNAIKFTTVGQVVLALQVQACSAEEVTVQFSVQDTGIGIAPEHQQHIFSGFSQAEASTTRRFGGTGLGLAICKRLVELMGGQIGINSTPGVGSTFFFTITLPVVADLEDAENAQGTQSAMRRALVVDDNPIAGALLVRMVQSLGWTAHLATSGAQALALVAATHGPNSEPPYDVVYMDWQMPEMDGWQTTAALQQWCAQSGLAPLRTVMVSAHGRENLSQRSPDEQALLHGFLVKPVTASMLREAADEQAPGHSRVRQSARGGSSLRQLNGMRILVVEDNLINQQVAEELLTMEGAVVSLAANGLLGVEAVRAAAPPFDAVLMDIQMPVLDGYGATQRIREDLGLTALPIVAMTANAMAGDREMCLARGMTDHVGKPFDMAQLVSLLIRTTRFTPSRGDTHGAVPEVLAEAALSIAGLDVGTAIARMSGLRSLYVRTARDFSKGLGSVVADLRALVETGAHPQACMLLHTLKGNAGTVGATALAQEAGRLETLCADARPDTKPLPLTTLEALVISTAASLHQAMEALEPASAPTSPLALATPQAHAALQELVGLLQASDLAALQRFAELRTTLQSLPAESLDGLDEALQNLDLDTALALCLACMGKG, encoded by the coding sequence TTGCAATCCTTCGACACACTGCCTTGCCCGGTATTGGTCACTGATCGATACGGACGTATCGCGACGGTCAACGCCAGTTTGCTGGACTTGGTGGGGGGTGACAGCCAGCGGTGGTGCGGCCAGTCCATGGAGGGCATGCTTCCGGTGCCCAGTCGCATCTTCTTGCAAACCCACTTGTTGCCCATGGTGCTGCACGACGGGCACCTTCAAGAAATCAAGCTGGAGGTGCTGGACCGGCAGGGTGCGCGTACGCCGGTCTTGGCCAACTGCAAACGCTGGCTCGATGGGGACATGGAGTTCTACCACTGGGTGCTGTTTGTATCGCGTGAGCGCAGCCGGTTTGAAGCTGAATTGCTAGAGGCCCGCAACCGTGCTGAGGCCAGCGCGCGTGCCCTGGCTGAGCGAGAACGTGCGCTGACCGCCTTGTCCAGTGAGTTGCTTGCGGCGCAAGAGAAGGTGCGATTGGCCACAGAGAGCAGTGGCATAGGTGTTTGGGACCTCAATTTGGTGACGGGGGAACTCATTTGGGACGCCCAGAGTTACCGTTTGCACGGCTTGGAGCCCTGCACAGAAGCCCGTGATTACGGCTTTTGGGCGGCTCATGTGCACCCTGACGATATAGGCGCGGCTGATGCTGCTTTCCAACGGACCTTGTTGACAGGGGCTGACTTTTTCAGCGAGTTCAGGGTCGTGTGGCCAGATGGCACTGTACGCCACATGCGCGGTTTTGGTCGACTCGGGAGAGACGCACATGGCCAAGCGGTGAGCGTGGTCGGCACCAACATTGACGTCACCGAGGCTGTTCACCATGCCCAATCGCTCAAAGAGGCCCGTGACCAGGCGGAGGCCGCCAGCCAGAGCAAAGGCCAGTTTCTGGCCAATATGAGCCACGAGATTCGCACCCCTATGAATGCGATCTTGGGCATGCTCGCCCTGCTGCAACACACCGACTTAACGTCGCGCCAAAGAGACTACGCCAGCAAGACCGAGGGCGCTGCCAAGTCGCTGTTGGGCCTACTCAACGACATTTTGGACTTCTCCAAGGTGGACGCCGGCAAGATGACGCTGGAGCGGGAACCCCTGCGGCCTGATGCCCTGTTGCGCCAACTGGCGGTGGTGCTCTCAGCCAATGTGGGTGCCAAAAACATTGAGGTGCTGTTTGACGTAGACCCTGCTTTGCCTGAGGTGGTGTTGGGCGATGCGATGCGCTTACAGCAAGTGCTGATTAACCTGTGCGGCAATGCCATCAAGTTCACCACGGTGGGGCAGGTGGTGCTGGCACTGCAAGTGCAGGCGTGCAGTGCCGAGGAGGTCACCGTGCAGTTTTCAGTGCAGGACACCGGCATTGGCATTGCCCCGGAGCACCAGCAACACATTTTTAGCGGTTTCTCGCAGGCCGAGGCGTCCACCACCCGCCGTTTTGGTGGCACCGGGCTGGGCTTGGCCATTTGCAAGCGCTTGGTCGAGCTCATGGGCGGACAGATTGGCATCAACAGCACGCCCGGTGTGGGCAGCACCTTTTTCTTCACCATCACGCTGCCGGTGGTCGCTGACCTGGAGGACGCGGAAAACGCGCAGGGCACCCAGTCGGCGATGCGCCGCGCATTGGTCGTGGATGACAACCCGATTGCCGGGGCTTTGCTGGTGCGCATGGTGCAGTCTCTGGGCTGGACTGCCCACCTGGCAACCAGCGGGGCGCAGGCCCTGGCCTTGGTTGCTGCTACCCATGGGCCCAACAGTGAGCCACCCTACGACGTGGTCTACATGGACTGGCAGATGCCTGAGATGGACGGCTGGCAGACAACAGCCGCTTTGCAGCAATGGTGTGCCCAAAGTGGTCTTGCGCCACTGCGCACCGTCATGGTGAGCGCCCATGGCCGAGAGAACCTGTCGCAGCGCTCGCCCGACGAGCAAGCCCTGTTGCACGGCTTTTTGGTCAAGCCGGTCACTGCTTCTATGTTGCGGGAAGCGGCCGATGAGCAAGCCCCGGGCCACTCTAGGGTCAGGCAGTCGGCGCGCGGGGGCAGCAGTTTGCGCCAGCTCAACGGCATGCGCATTCTGGTGGTGGAAGACAATCTGATCAACCAACAGGTGGCCGAGGAATTGCTGACCATGGAGGGGGCCGTGGTGTCCCTGGCCGCCAATGGGCTGCTGGGCGTGGAGGCGGTGCGCGCTGCCGCGCCCCCGTTTGATGCGGTGCTGATGGACATTCAGATGCCCGTGCTCGACGGCTATGGCGCAACCCAACGTATTCGCGAAGACTTGGGGTTGACAGCGCTGCCCATTGTGGCCATGACCGCCAATGCCATGGCCGGTGACCGCGAAATGTGTCTGGCCCGTGGCATGACTGACCATGTGGGCAAACCCTTTGACATGGCGCAATTGGTGTCGCTGTTGATTCGCACCACTCGGTTTACGCCAAGTAGAGGGGATACACATGGCGCTGTGCCAGAGGTATTGGCCGAAGCGGCCCTGTCCATTGCGGGGCTGGACGTGGGCACCGCGATTGCGCGCATGTCGGGCCTCAGGTCCCTGTATGTGCGCACCGCGCGCGATTTTTCTAAGGGGCTGGGCTCTGTGGTGGCGGACTTACGGGCGTTGGTTGAGACAGGTGCCCACCCGCAAGCCTGCATGCTGCTGCACACCCTTAAAGGCAATGCCGGCACGGTGGGAGCCACGGCGCTTGCCCAAGAGGCTGGCCGACTGGAGACCCTGTGCGCAGATGCCAGACCTGACACCAAGCCCCTGCCACTGACCACGCTGGAAGCCTTGGTCATCAGTACCGCCGCGTCGCTGCACCAAGCAATGGAGGCGCTGGAACCGGCGTCAGCCCCAACGTCGCCATTGGCTCTGGCAACCCCACAAGCGCACGCCGCTTTACAGGAGTTGGTCGGTTTGCTTCAAGCGTCGGATCTGGCGGCCTTGCAGCGCTTTGCCGAATTGCGCACCACGCTGCAGAGCCTACCTGCGGAGTCGCTCGACGGTCTGGACGAAGCGTTGCAGAACTTGGACCTGGACACGGCGCTGGCGCTGTGTCTCGCCTGCATGGGCAAGGGATAA
- a CDS encoding putative bifunctional diguanylate cyclase/phosphodiesterase translates to MATAIVVLACWLQVRLHPEAEHAVLLQNIQWTLAFAVGAWMAWSGYRASSPELAIAKRHQFLGLLCLGLGQVVWDVQAYVAWTPFPGPSDLVFFPSTVFFLTGFLALVRRDRWTQVLADVAGFALGAGILTLTLYLSVAGESRKFQLFVLCSYPVGMLSAGACFVILQLHDRQRWRVGSLALGIGICALGLTWMSWNLGQLKGEQQLGTMTSLAFSLSALTIGWASYVWRSHVDTSASYDRLCEGVLRQLPLVMVALTTSTLGLLAVGDTVPHILRTPLVWAAFLVLVFAVYRQTRSLSERDRLLAAERVVLESQAKLQHLAHHDPLTGLPNLTLLRDRVDQATETAGRHGTKFALMFIDLDNFKEVNDTLGHDAGDALLCTIAERFQSLLRATDTVSRQGGDEFSIVLHEVQDLAQVSSVAEKLSELANGYLSIQHQEIPLSFSVGIAMFPDDASDFAGLMRCADTAMYKAKAAGGRTYRFYDAKMNDEAASRMRIRSHLARAVEKNELSLLWQAQVDLSNGSFCGVEALVRWTHPELGQVSPATFIPVAETTGHILPIGTWILHTACRQAAAWLAQGLQISSISVNISMVQFIRGNVELQVAEALRSSGLPPSLLKLEITESVFMHDKDTVLETVDRLVKLGVKLSIDDFGTGYSSLSCVQRLKVDAIKVDQSFVRGLPGNAGSCAIVKAVIDMAKAMELAVVAEGVETQEQCDWLRQNGCGIAQGYLFSKPLGASDFENLWAHAAWRSASQNRLQYG, encoded by the coding sequence TTGGCGACTGCCATTGTCGTGCTTGCCTGTTGGTTGCAGGTTCGATTGCACCCCGAGGCCGAACACGCGGTGCTCCTACAGAACATTCAGTGGACTTTGGCATTTGCTGTGGGTGCATGGATGGCATGGAGCGGGTATCGGGCGTCCAGTCCCGAGTTGGCGATTGCCAAACGCCATCAATTCTTGGGCTTGCTATGCCTTGGTCTGGGGCAAGTGGTTTGGGACGTGCAGGCCTACGTAGCTTGGACGCCTTTTCCGGGGCCGTCGGACCTGGTCTTTTTCCCTTCCACGGTTTTCTTCCTTACAGGCTTTCTGGCATTGGTCCGCCGCGATAGGTGGACGCAGGTGCTTGCCGATGTTGCGGGCTTCGCCTTGGGTGCTGGGATACTGACCTTGACCTTGTACCTCTCCGTAGCGGGGGAAAGTCGGAAGTTTCAGCTGTTTGTGCTGTGCAGCTATCCCGTCGGTATGCTGAGCGCAGGAGCCTGTTTTGTGATTTTGCAACTGCATGACAGGCAACGGTGGCGGGTGGGCTCGCTCGCTCTAGGTATCGGTATCTGTGCACTTGGTTTGACATGGATGTCTTGGAACCTAGGGCAACTCAAGGGAGAGCAGCAACTTGGCACCATGACCAGCCTGGCGTTCTCTCTGTCAGCACTGACGATTGGTTGGGCGAGTTACGTTTGGCGGAGCCATGTGGACACGTCCGCCAGCTATGACCGTTTGTGTGAAGGAGTCCTGCGCCAGCTGCCTCTGGTGATGGTGGCACTTACGACCAGCACCTTAGGTCTCTTGGCCGTTGGTGATACGGTTCCGCATATTCTGCGCACTCCGCTGGTGTGGGCGGCCTTTCTGGTGTTGGTATTCGCTGTGTATCGGCAGACACGCTCGCTGAGCGAAAGAGACCGTCTGTTGGCGGCGGAGCGGGTGGTGCTGGAGAGCCAGGCGAAACTGCAGCATTTGGCCCACCACGATCCGCTCACGGGCCTGCCCAACCTCACGCTCTTGCGGGACCGGGTGGACCAGGCCACAGAAACCGCGGGTCGGCATGGCACCAAGTTTGCGTTGATGTTTATTGATCTGGACAATTTCAAAGAGGTCAACGACACACTGGGGCACGATGCCGGAGATGCGCTGTTGTGCACCATCGCCGAGCGATTTCAGTCACTGCTGCGTGCCACCGACACGGTGAGCCGCCAAGGCGGCGATGAGTTTTCGATTGTTCTTCATGAGGTACAAGACCTAGCGCAAGTCTCGAGCGTTGCCGAAAAGCTCAGTGAGCTTGCCAATGGGTATCTCTCCATTCAGCACCAGGAGATACCCTTGTCGTTTTCAGTGGGCATTGCCATGTTCCCAGACGACGCCAGCGATTTCGCCGGTTTGATGCGTTGTGCCGATACCGCGATGTACAAGGCGAAGGCGGCTGGGGGGCGCACGTACCGGTTTTACGATGCCAAAATGAACGACGAAGCCGCATCTCGCATGCGCATTCGATCCCATTTGGCACGTGCCGTCGAAAAGAACGAATTGAGCCTGCTTTGGCAGGCGCAGGTGGATTTATCCAATGGTTCTTTTTGCGGTGTAGAGGCCTTGGTGCGCTGGACTCACCCTGAGCTCGGACAGGTATCGCCGGCCACTTTTATACCGGTTGCAGAGACGACAGGACACATTCTTCCCATCGGAACCTGGATTCTCCATACCGCCTGCCGGCAGGCCGCGGCTTGGCTTGCACAAGGGCTGCAGATTTCCTCCATATCGGTCAACATTTCTATGGTGCAGTTCATTCGTGGCAATGTTGAACTCCAAGTAGCAGAGGCCTTGCGCAGCTCCGGCTTGCCCCCGTCGCTGCTGAAATTGGAGATTACAGAATCAGTGTTCATGCACGATAAAGACACTGTGCTGGAAACCGTCGATCGCTTGGTGAAATTGGGCGTGAAACTGTCTATTGACGATTTTGGAACAGGGTATTCGAGCCTTTCTTGTGTGCAGCGCCTCAAGGTAGATGCCATCAAAGTCGACCAGTCTTTTGTTCGTGGCCTACCTGGCAATGCAGGTTCTTGCGCCATCGTCAAAGCGGTCATTGACATGGCCAAAGCCATGGAATTGGCCGTGGTCGCAGAGGGTGTGGAAACACAGGAACAGTGCGATTGGCTCCGTCAAAACGGCTGCGGCATTGCCCAGGGCTACCTTTTTTCAAAGCCCCTTGGGGCTTCAGATTTTGAAAACTTGTGGGCTCACGCGGCATGGCGTAGCGCTAGTCAAAACAGGCTGCAGTACGGTTAA
- a CDS encoding MBL fold metallo-hydrolase, with the protein MLHPFKLLLTLVLPVVLTAALHAQTTNPKPSAAPEVGVAIIKTSQVAVVEALLVPGGSLTQQVDSNFSAFLIKHGKDYLLFDTGMGSQIDGQYQQGMPIWWRPFFKYDKPVVPARAQLDKAGIAPLKRVILSHSHWDHAGGVQDFPEAKVGVAAAELALIRHPSTGPGGTWESQISAASIQWDALAFQPVPFKGYPESLDLYQDGKVVLVPMPGHTPGSMGLFVTTDSGTQYFFIGDVAWTVAALQQGEPKFWVAGKLVDGDAQQTQSSLEKVRALMQAEPNLVVVPAHDSAVQGALGYFPAWVP; encoded by the coding sequence ATGTTGCACCCTTTCAAGCTTTTGCTCACGCTCGTGTTGCCGGTTGTTTTAACAGCCGCGCTGCACGCCCAAACCACAAACCCCAAGCCCAGCGCCGCGCCTGAAGTGGGGGTTGCCATCATCAAAACATCGCAAGTGGCCGTGGTGGAGGCGCTGCTGGTACCTGGTGGCAGCCTCACCCAACAAGTGGACTCCAACTTCTCAGCCTTTTTGATCAAGCACGGCAAGGACTACCTGTTGTTTGACACCGGCATGGGCAGCCAGATTGACGGCCAATACCAACAAGGCATGCCCATTTGGTGGCGCCCGTTTTTTAAGTACGACAAGCCCGTAGTCCCTGCGCGTGCGCAGCTCGACAAGGCTGGCATCGCCCCGCTGAAACGTGTGATCCTGAGCCACAGCCATTGGGACCATGCGGGCGGGGTGCAAGACTTTCCCGAAGCGAAAGTAGGCGTTGCTGCGGCAGAACTGGCGCTCATTCGCCATCCCAGCACCGGCCCTGGCGGCACCTGGGAGTCGCAAATCAGCGCCGCCTCCATCCAGTGGGACGCACTGGCGTTTCAACCGGTCCCATTCAAGGGCTATCCCGAAAGCCTAGACCTGTACCAAGACGGCAAAGTAGTGCTGGTACCCATGCCTGGCCACACCCCGGGCTCCATGGGCCTGTTTGTGACCACTGACTCGGGCACGCAGTACTTCTTCATAGGCGACGTGGCGTGGACCGTGGCCGCTTTGCAGCAGGGCGAGCCCAAGTTTTGGGTGGCCGGCAAACTGGTGGACGGCGACGCGCAGCAGACCCAAAGCAGCCTAGAAAAGGTGCGCGCACTGATGCAGGCAGAGCCCAACTTGGTAGTAGTGCCCGCACACGACAGCGCAGTGCAAGGCGCTTTGGGCTACTTTCCGGCTTGGGTGCCGTGA